A section of the Roseivirga sp. BDSF3-8 genome encodes:
- a CDS encoding M28 family metallopeptidase, with protein sequence MPFKALLLLLFSVYPIALQAQHPDVNVLTADSMHGRGYVMEGMQKAADYVASAFEELGLLPLPETKGYFQYFSHPVNTFPGEVSLSINGNLLQPGADYLADPASPSIAGRYVLHTTKGMPPTDNSLIVIRDTFASTERYNRILEEIRNYCALENTPGAGAILVTQRKLTWSVATEQYAKPLLIIKENAWIDRAENIDIRVEARFVSDFRAANVMAIARGTQQDSTVIIGAHYDHLGRMGRKTLFPGANDNASGTAMLLDLARYFSVHRPRYNMVFVAFASEEAGLIGSRFFTENPPTPLEQVRLMINLDLTGTGQEGITVVNGSILHGIFDELQSLNERRELLPVIKPRGEACNSDHCPFYNKGVPAIFIYTMGGIKAYHDIYDRAETLPLTEFINLKRLLIEYISSL encoded by the coding sequence ATGCCTTTCAAAGCCCTGCTTCTCCTTCTATTTTCTGTGTATCCAATTGCTCTGCAAGCTCAGCACCCTGATGTTAATGTACTTACTGCAGACTCTATGCATGGCCGTGGATATGTAATGGAAGGCATGCAAAAGGCTGCGGACTATGTGGCTTCAGCGTTTGAAGAACTTGGCCTTTTACCTTTACCTGAAACAAAGGGATACTTTCAGTATTTCAGTCATCCGGTGAATACATTTCCGGGGGAGGTTTCTCTTAGCATTAACGGCAATCTACTGCAGCCAGGTGCAGATTACCTGGCAGACCCTGCCTCTCCTTCGATTGCAGGGCGATATGTTTTACATACTACAAAAGGGATGCCGCCCACGGATAATAGCCTTATTGTGATAAGGGATACATTTGCCAGTACAGAAAGATACAATCGCATACTGGAAGAGATCCGTAACTACTGTGCCCTGGAAAATACGCCGGGTGCAGGGGCCATCCTGGTTACGCAGCGTAAACTGACGTGGTCTGTAGCGACTGAACAATACGCTAAGCCTCTGCTGATCATTAAGGAGAACGCTTGGATAGATAGGGCTGAGAATATTGATATAAGGGTAGAAGCAAGGTTTGTTAGTGATTTTAGGGCTGCCAACGTGATGGCCATAGCGAGGGGGACCCAACAGGATAGTACTGTAATTATAGGGGCACACTATGACCACCTGGGCAGAATGGGCAGGAAAACTCTCTTTCCCGGTGCTAATGACAATGCGAGTGGCACGGCCATGTTGTTGGATTTGGCGAGGTACTTTAGTGTGCACCGGCCCAGGTATAACATGGTGTTTGTCGCATTTGCCTCAGAAGAAGCTGGCCTAATTGGTTCACGGTTTTTTACTGAAAACCCGCCCACACCTCTGGAACAGGTAAGGCTTATGATAAACCTGGATCTCACCGGTACAGGGCAGGAAGGTATTACGGTGGTCAATGGCAGTATTTTACATGGTATCTTTGATGAGCTTCAGTCTTTAAATGAGCGTAGGGAGTTGCTTCCTGTAATTAAGCCAAGGGGAGAAGCCTGTAATAGTGACCACTGTCCTTTCTATAATAAGGGTGTACCAGCGATATTTATCTATACCATGGGGGGAATCAAGGCGTATCATGATATTTACGACCGTGCAGAAACGTTACCTCTCACAGAGTTTATTAATCTGAAGCGTCTCCTAATCGAATACATTTCATCTTTATGA
- a CDS encoding methylglyoxal synthase has translation MNTIKTIALVAHDNKKADLMEWAIHNKSILSNYELVATGTTGRLLEEETKLPIKRLRSGPLGGDQQLGAMIAEQKVDLLIFFWDPLEPQPHDPDVKALLRIAVVWNLPVACNRTTADMLIASPVLSDKSYQRKLPDFQNYIERKV, from the coding sequence ATGAATACGATAAAAACCATAGCACTGGTAGCCCACGACAACAAGAAAGCAGATCTTATGGAATGGGCGATCCATAATAAATCTATCCTGAGTAATTATGAGCTGGTAGCGACAGGTACTACAGGCAGACTACTGGAAGAGGAAACGAAACTACCAATTAAAAGGCTACGAAGCGGACCGCTTGGCGGAGACCAGCAACTGGGGGCGATGATAGCAGAGCAAAAGGTAGACCTGCTCATTTTCTTCTGGGATCCGCTGGAGCCTCAGCCACATGACCCGGATGTAAAAGCCCTTCTACGCATAGCGGTGGTCTGGAACTTACCGGTAGCATGCAACCGTACTACTGCTGATATGCTGATAGCCAGCCCTGTACTAAGCGATAAGAGCTACCAAAGGAAGTTACCCGACTTTCAGAATTACATAGAAAGAAAAGTTTAG
- a CDS encoding SOS response-associated peptidase family protein produces the protein MRFRYGLVSDISVIERKLQAAFRSSGYEKQFNASAGMVMPVVYDEGHLDFVRWGGRGISAVAATSGIVRHPRFRHAVRNRRCLVPANYWLLLGNPPYLMHSLTDRLVTYAGICNSYPHPTIENRYVTCYSIILCPAPDKLRSLVNYVPVTIQAGDRRKWLKKTASLNQVTRLLSPDRAADGFPVDPMINDPSLNNREAINPTGPTIDQHITLIRRKQTEELRTDRRRYKEMVGTAKERKVVEKRHES, from the coding sequence ATGCGATTCAGATATGGACTGGTATCAGATATATCCGTGATAGAACGAAAGCTGCAGGCTGCCTTCAGAAGCAGCGGATATGAAAAACAATTTAATGCCTCGGCAGGTATGGTTATGCCTGTGGTATATGACGAGGGCCACCTGGATTTTGTCCGCTGGGGAGGCAGGGGTATTTCTGCAGTTGCCGCTACCTCTGGCATAGTCAGGCACCCGAGGTTCAGACACGCGGTCAGAAACCGGCGGTGCCTTGTGCCTGCTAATTATTGGCTACTGCTGGGGAACCCACCTTACCTCATGCATTCGCTAACGGACCGGCTGGTTACCTATGCCGGCATCTGTAACAGCTATCCTCATCCTACCATAGAAAACAGGTATGTAACGTGCTACTCCATCATCCTCTGTCCGGCGCCAGACAAACTTCGCTCACTGGTAAACTATGTCCCGGTCACAATACAGGCGGGTGACAGGCGAAAGTGGCTTAAAAAAACGGCCTCGCTGAACCAGGTAACACGGTTGCTTTCACCGGACAGGGCGGCAGATGGTTTTCCGGTAGATCCCATGATCAATGACCCGTCACTAAACAACCGGGAGGCCATTAATCCTACAGGGCCTACGATAGACCAACACATCACCCTGATAAGGAGAAAGCAAACTGAGGAATTACGGACGGACAGGCGCAGGTATAAAGAAATGGTAGGCACTGCAAAGGAGAGAAAGGTAGTGGAAAAAAGACATGAGTCATGA
- a CDS encoding DASH family cryptochrome codes for MSRKRTIFWLRNDLRLHDNHALVTALEKADEIVPVYCFDPRHYHTTSIDYPKTGSYRAQFLLETLTNLRDNFRKRGGDIIIRQGLPEKIIPDLAEQYEAREVVASKEVTTEEVKVEDKLEKALYAKGKSFTMVWQSTLLHVDDIPWPVRNLPDTFTDFRKESERSVEVRDLLPVPDTLPVPPDLVPGEIPHLEDLGLEETAIDERGVLHYKGGEDEGLKRLQAYIWEKDCLKSYKETRNGMLGADYSSKFSAWLANGSISPRKIYAEVKRYEEERRSNQSTYWMIFELRWRDYFRFVAKKYGNLLFVKGGPKQKTLEMNNDEEKFKCWAEGRTGIPFIDANMKEIALTGYMSNRGRQNVASFLVKDLKVNWIWGASYFESMLIDYDPCSNWGNWCYVAGVGNDPRENRYFNIMSQANRYDGKGEYVKHWLPELEPLPASAVHHPGYLREKELAGYGIRLPEDYPEPVVDFDKWL; via the coding sequence ATGAGCAGAAAACGAACCATCTTTTGGCTCAGGAACGATCTGCGACTTCATGATAACCACGCCCTGGTAACCGCACTTGAAAAAGCGGATGAGATCGTGCCTGTTTATTGTTTTGATCCCCGGCACTACCACACTACAAGCATCGATTATCCGAAAACGGGCAGCTATCGCGCCCAATTCTTATTGGAAACCCTTACTAACCTCCGCGACAACTTCAGAAAACGCGGGGGTGATATCATTATCCGGCAGGGCCTTCCGGAAAAAATCATACCTGATCTGGCTGAGCAGTATGAAGCGAGAGAGGTAGTAGCTTCTAAGGAAGTAACTACAGAAGAGGTAAAGGTGGAGGATAAATTAGAAAAAGCTCTGTATGCAAAGGGTAAATCTTTTACTATGGTGTGGCAGTCTACCCTGTTACATGTGGATGATATCCCCTGGCCTGTACGAAACCTGCCGGATACGTTTACTGATTTTAGAAAGGAAAGTGAAAGGTCTGTGGAGGTAAGAGACCTCCTTCCGGTACCTGACACCCTCCCGGTACCCCCTGACCTGGTGCCTGGTGAAATCCCTCACCTGGAAGACCTGGGGCTGGAAGAAACTGCCATAGATGAGAGGGGTGTACTGCATTATAAAGGTGGGGAGGATGAAGGACTTAAGAGGCTTCAGGCTTATATATGGGAGAAAGACTGCCTGAAATCATATAAGGAAACACGAAATGGTATGCTGGGGGCTGACTATAGCTCTAAGTTCTCTGCCTGGCTGGCAAATGGCAGCATTTCCCCACGAAAAATATATGCGGAGGTAAAACGCTACGAAGAGGAGCGAAGGAGTAATCAGTCTACCTACTGGATGATATTTGAATTGCGCTGGAGAGACTACTTCCGATTTGTAGCAAAGAAATATGGAAATCTCCTTTTTGTAAAAGGGGGCCCTAAACAGAAAACCCTGGAAATGAATAATGATGAGGAGAAGTTCAAATGCTGGGCGGAAGGCAGAACGGGCATACCGTTTATAGACGCGAATATGAAGGAGATCGCGCTGACAGGGTATATGTCTAACCGAGGACGGCAGAATGTGGCGAGCTTCCTGGTTAAGGACTTAAAAGTAAACTGGATCTGGGGTGCATCGTATTTTGAAAGTATGCTGATAGACTATGACCCATGCAGCAACTGGGGAAACTGGTGCTATGTAGCGGGGGTAGGAAATGACCCACGTGAAAACAGGTACTTTAACATAATGAGCCAGGCAAACAGGTATGATGGTAAAGGGGAGTATGTAAAACACTGGCTCCCTGAGCTAGAACCCCTACCTGCGTCGGCGGTACACCATCCCGGATACCTGAGGGAAAAAGAGCTTGCAGGTTACGGTATCCGGCTTCCGGAAGATTATCCGGAGCCAGTGGTGGATTTTGACAAGTGGCTGTAA
- the gldJ gene encoding gliding motility lipoprotein GldJ, whose product MKNFVRLAQGLSVCLLAAATLTGCSKGNPTAKNPGPISTATGLAYNDDGGFQVKEFRGQPEGPNLVFIQGGRTTLGSFEEDVAYTRDNLERTVTVASFYMDETEVANIHWLEYLFYVKVDSSREFYRSALPDTTVWARDLAYNDPYVDHYLRYPGFRYFPVVGVSWKQANDYCKWRTSVVNYNLYEQSGLDEIPAEVGGRIPLETGVVLPDYRLPTEAEWEYAAQALIGTQWLDENQTHKRLYPWDGHALRNPYGKQMGYFMANFKRGRGDYAGIAGKLNDGAMITAYVYEYPPNDFGLYNMAGNVNEWVLDVYRPLSFQDFEDMNPVRRDGTLDPSTGYDSRSNPRDTRSGVYNSLVTDNVRVYKGGSWKDVAYWMSPGTRRYLEEDSSTATVGFRCAMIRAGTNY is encoded by the coding sequence ATGAAAAATTTTGTGAGACTAGCTCAGGGGCTATCGGTCTGTCTGCTTGCAGCAGCTACACTGACCGGTTGTTCCAAAGGCAACCCAACGGCCAAAAACCCGGGGCCTATTAGTACTGCTACCGGTCTTGCCTACAATGATGACGGTGGATTTCAGGTAAAAGAATTTCGTGGCCAGCCCGAAGGCCCTAACCTCGTCTTTATACAAGGTGGTCGTACCACACTCGGATCTTTCGAAGAAGATGTAGCCTACACACGCGATAACCTGGAAAGAACGGTTACCGTAGCGTCTTTTTACATGGACGAAACCGAGGTAGCGAATATCCACTGGCTAGAGTATCTATTCTACGTAAAAGTAGACTCCTCAAGAGAATTTTACAGATCTGCTTTGCCTGATACGACTGTATGGGCCCGCGATCTTGCTTATAATGACCCTTATGTAGATCATTACCTTCGCTATCCTGGTTTCCGCTATTTTCCTGTGGTTGGTGTAAGCTGGAAACAGGCAAATGACTACTGTAAGTGGAGAACGTCTGTAGTTAATTACAACCTGTATGAGCAGTCTGGCCTTGACGAAATTCCTGCTGAAGTAGGTGGCCGTATTCCTCTGGAAACAGGCGTGGTTCTGCCTGACTACCGTCTCCCTACTGAAGCTGAGTGGGAATATGCTGCTCAGGCTCTTATCGGTACGCAGTGGCTGGACGAGAACCAGACGCACAAAAGGCTTTATCCATGGGATGGTCACGCTCTGCGTAACCCTTACGGAAAACAAATGGGTTACTTCATGGCTAACTTCAAACGTGGCCGTGGTGACTACGCCGGTATTGCTGGTAAGCTGAATGACGGCGCCATGATCACTGCTTATGTTTACGAATACCCTCCGAACGATTTCGGTTTGTATAACATGGCAGGCAATGTTAACGAATGGGTGCTTGACGTATATCGTCCGCTTTCATTCCAGGACTTTGAAGATATGAACCCTGTTCGCCGTGATGGTACACTGGATCCTTCTACCGGATATGATTCCAGAAGCAATCCCCGTGATACCAGAAGTGGTGTATATAACTCACTCGTTACTGATAATGTAAGGGTATATAAAGGCGGTAGCTGGAAGGATGTAGCTTACTGGATGTCTCCCGGTACCAGAAGGTATTTGGAAGAAGATTCCTCAACTGCTACTGTAGGCTTCCGTTGCGCCATGATCCGAGCAGGTACTAACTACTAA
- a CDS encoding ComF family protein — protein MLSDFLSLIYPSCCEACHTPLVKGEDLICTGCRMDLPLTNFHVEHESPLAIRFHGFAPIAYAVAYYKFTKSGRVQRLLHQLKYGNVPEIGSMLGKYYGFILSEAGYDKRSDVIIPVPLHSTRLRKRGYNQSAHFGYGLAASLNIPIEEHALQRIKKTSTQTKKGRLERMESLSGAFGNVKKEVVEGRRIMLVDDVITTGATLLACMEVLYQAGASEVGVAALAAGE, from the coding sequence ATGTTATCGGATTTTCTTTCCCTGATCTACCCCTCCTGCTGTGAGGCGTGCCATACTCCACTAGTCAAAGGCGAAGATCTGATATGCACTGGCTGCAGAATGGACCTGCCCCTCACTAATTTCCACGTGGAACATGAGAGCCCCCTTGCTATCAGGTTTCACGGTTTTGCTCCCATAGCATACGCAGTAGCCTATTATAAGTTTACCAAAAGCGGACGGGTACAGAGGCTGCTCCACCAGCTTAAATATGGTAACGTACCAGAGATCGGGTCCATGCTTGGTAAATATTACGGGTTTATCCTTTCCGAAGCCGGGTACGATAAGCGAAGCGATGTGATAATTCCGGTTCCTCTTCACAGCACCAGATTACGAAAAAGAGGATATAATCAGAGCGCTCATTTTGGGTATGGTTTAGCAGCTTCACTTAATATTCCGATAGAAGAACATGCCCTTCAGAGGATAAAAAAGACATCCACCCAAACTAAAAAAGGAAGGCTCGAGCGTATGGAAAGCTTAAGCGGAGCATTTGGTAATGTCAAAAAGGAAGTGGTTGAAGGAAGACGGATCATGCTGGTGGATGACGTGATCACGACAGGAGCTACCCTGCTGGCCTGCATGGAGGTATTGTATCAGGCAGGCGCCAGCGAGGTAGGCGTGGCAGCGCTTGCTGCAGGGGAATAA
- a CDS encoding carboxymuconolactone decarboxylase family protein: protein MSIVDEFNDYRSRMNDKITSSDNKVLKRIFNLDTNAFSEGALDRRTKEMLGLVSSMVLRCDDCIRYHLGKCKEEGLTTAQVYEIFAIANLVGGTIVIPHLRRAVEYWEALGEEDNG, encoded by the coding sequence ATGAGCATAGTAGACGAATTCAATGACTACAGAAGCCGGATGAACGATAAGATCACGTCTTCTGATAATAAAGTACTGAAGAGGATATTTAACCTCGACACAAACGCTTTTTCTGAGGGGGCGCTGGACAGAAGAACCAAAGAAATGCTCGGCCTTGTATCTTCCATGGTATTACGGTGTGACGATTGTATCAGGTATCATCTTGGAAAATGTAAAGAAGAGGGACTGACTACAGCCCAGGTATATGAGATTTTTGCAATAGCCAACCTTGTGGGAGGTACCATAGTGATCCCTCATCTCAGGAGGGCAGTAGAATATTGGGAGGCTTTGGGAGAGGAGGATAATGGCTGA
- the xth gene encoding exodeoxyribonuclease III, with product MAVKIISYNVNGIRAAMNKGLIEWLKATDADILCLQELKAMQEQVDLEAFRCLGYRHIAWHSAEKKGYSGVAILSRIEPENVTIGCDMPVYDCEGRVVVADFDGFSLMSVYMPSGSSGDLRQEFKMKWLSDFENYIAELKQEKTDLVICGDFNICHQAIDIHNPVSNKNSSGFLPEERDWMSAFIDSGFIDTFRHLNPNPHHYTWWSYRAGARKKNLGWRIDYHMISESMQNRLKRSVILPDAVHSDHCPILLEIE from the coding sequence GTGGCAGTAAAGATCATAAGCTATAACGTAAATGGCATAAGGGCCGCCATGAATAAGGGCCTGATCGAATGGCTGAAGGCCACAGATGCAGATATTCTTTGCCTGCAGGAGCTAAAAGCCATGCAGGAGCAGGTAGACCTGGAGGCCTTTCGCTGCTTGGGGTACCGGCACATCGCCTGGCATTCGGCAGAAAAAAAAGGATACAGCGGTGTAGCCATACTTTCCCGGATCGAACCTGAAAATGTCACTATTGGCTGTGATATGCCGGTATATGACTGTGAGGGCCGGGTGGTAGTAGCAGATTTTGATGGCTTTTCACTCATGTCCGTCTATATGCCCAGCGGCAGCAGTGGCGATCTGCGTCAGGAATTTAAAATGAAATGGTTGAGTGACTTTGAAAATTACATTGCAGAACTAAAGCAGGAAAAGACAGATTTGGTTATCTGCGGTGATTTCAACATTTGTCATCAGGCTATAGACATTCATAACCCGGTTAGTAATAAAAATAGCTCAGGCTTCCTGCCGGAAGAGAGGGATTGGATGTCTGCTTTTATCGATAGCGGATTTATAGATACTTTCCGTCATTTGAATCCTAACCCTCATCATTACACCTGGTGGAGCTATCGTGCCGGTGCCCGTAAGAAAAACCTGGGCTGGCGAATTGACTACCACATGATCAGCGAAAGCATGCAAAACAGGCTAAAACGCTCAGTTATACTGCCTGATGCTGTACATTCTGACCATTGTCCGATACTTCTGGAAATCGAGTAG